A stretch of DNA from Brevibacterium ihuae:
GGAGATGCAGTTGCACGCTCGCCTCATCTGCCGACACCTGAGCCCGGGTCGGGCTCTGAGCCCGGTCACCGCTCCCCGGCGGAGACGACCGGCGTCGGCCGCCGCGATCCGCATTCCGAAGCGGGTACCCGCGGGTAGTTGAAACGTCGATTCTGTGTTTAGTTCGTTACGTTCACGCAATCATTGGTCGTCAGGTCACGGATCGGTAAAGTCGACCCCGGTTGCCTCCCCGTGCGCACGGCGCTCGCAACCAGTGCTGATCCGTCAGCCGCCTGACCGTTACGGAACGAAGTAGGGAAAGAGACGCAATGAGGAAGAGACTCCTTTCGCGCCCGGCAGCTCTTGCCGCGGCCGCGTCGCTGGGGATGACGGGCGTGCTCGTCACCGTTCCGGCATCGGCCACCGAGACCGCCGAAGAGGCCCCGACCTCGGTCAAGGCGATGAGCAAGCAGGTGCAGGAGTTCGACGACGTCGACGGCATCCAGGCCTACGGCACCGACGGTGACGGCAACGTCGTCGTCGTCACCCTGCCGGAAGAGGACCTCGACGCTGACAGCACCGAAGCGCTCGAGGCATTCGAGGGCGATCACAGCAACGTTGAGGTCATCGAGATCGGCGCGCCGGTCCAGGCCTACGCGCAGAATGAGCTCGTCGGCGGCGCCGGTTACATCACGAGCGAAGGCGGTCTGTGCTCGGTCGGCTTCACCGCCGTGAGCCCCGATGGCAATCCGGCCATCATCACCGCCGGTCACTGTGGTGCCGAAGGTACCCAAACCGGTCGGTCGACGCCGTCCCTGGACACCGCGCACGCCGGCGAGACCAGCCAGCCGCCGCCCCTGGATGACGCGGCGATGGGCACGTTCGGGTTCTCGCAGTTCGGCGGCCCCGGCAGCACCCCCCAGGATGAGCCCACCACCGAGTCGACTGACATCGCTGTCATCGACGTCAGCAATGCGGACCTTGATCTGCTTCCCGCTGTCACCGATTGGTCGACCGCCGGAGACGATGATCTCGCAGCCGGGATCGAGACCGAGATCACCGGCGTCGCCGCCCCGGCCGAAGGTGCCCCGGTCTCGAAGAGCGGTCGCACGACCGGCCTCACCGACGACGACGACCTTGACATCGTCGACGGCTACAGCCGGATCGGACTGCCCGACGGTTCGCTCCGCTGGGTCCGCGGATTCGGCGCCAACGGCCTCGAGGCCGCACCGGGCGACTCCGGTGGCGCCGTCTTCCAAGGCGACAAGGCGATCGGCGTCGTGAGCGGCGGCGCTCCTGCCGAGGAAACCGGCGAGACGGAAGACTTCTTCTGGGGCACCTCGCTCGTCCACGCCCTCGAGTTCACCGACGGCTACGAGGTCATGGTGGCCGAGGACGATTCGGAGCCGACCCCGGATCCCACCCCGTCGGAGACCCCGGATCCCACGCCGTCGGATGATCCCTCCGACGATCCGTCGCAGACCCCGGATCCCACCCCGACGGATGATCCCTCGGACGAGCCGACCGAGGATCCCACCTCGCCGGCTCCGACTGAGGATCCCACCTCGCCGGCACCGACGGACGATCCCACCGACGAGGCCCCGGTCGAGCGTGAGCTCACCATCGATCCGCGTCGCGTGTCCGTCTCGGACTTCGTCAACGAGGATGCCGGCGTGAACATCACGGCCACCGGCTACGCCTCCGGCGAGTCGGTCACCCTCGAGGTGTTCCCGCAGAACGACTCGGTGAATGACTTCACTCTCGAGGGCACCGCTGACGAGAACGGCGTCGTGACCTTCGGTGTCTACGGCACCAACGCCGGCAACGCCGACGTGTACCTCGGCACCTACGACGTGAGCGTCGCCGCCACCGCCGGTGACGACGATGCCGCGAACGCCGGTTCTGAGGCCGCTGGTGCTGCCTACGCCGCCGGCGACGCCGACGAGCCGCTCACCGGTTCGTTCGAGGTCGTCTCCGACGAGGGCGCCGCCCCCGGCGAGGACGAGGACTCCGATGACAACGGCAGCGACCTGCCGCGCACCGGTTCCGAGCTCACCGGACTGGGAGTCGGCGCAGGCCTGCTCGTCGTCGGTGCAGCCGCGGTCTACGTGACCACCCGTCGCGCCAAGAAGGGCCAGGCCTGATCTGAACTGATCACCTGATCCGCGAAGGACCCCGACACTCACCCGTGTCGGGGTCCTTCCCCCGTTCACCCCGCAATTTCCGAAGGTTTCTGAGAACGAATCCTTCGGATTGTGCAATCTCAACTGTGACGGTTGTGCGCTCTCAACTCCGGCGGGAGCGGGCAGGTGTGCCTATGGACCGCTGGGGATTCGGTGTCCGAGGATCAGTGAATCGGGGATATGGGCGCGGGGAGCGCGGATCCGGGAACGCGGGAGCGCCGAGGTGCACTCACGATCCGCGGGCACGAGAGAGACGGACACTCGAATCGCGTCCACTGGAACGCCCGCTGACTGCCTCGCAGTCGCACACGTGCCGGCGGGCGGCTTCTCAGCTGCGCGATCGCCGACTGTCTGGTTCTCAGCTGTCTGTGCCGGCCGTCTGATCGGCAGCAGTGCAGGTGGGGTCGCGCGGACCGCAAGTCTGCAGGGCTCGAGACCCCGGTCGCGGTCGCCCCGTGCTGCCCGCACTTGTCGGTCGTCCGAACCTCAGCCGCGCATGTGCCGATCTCCCGAACCGTGCCGTGCGCGAGCGGCTCGGGGACCGATCCCGGCAGGGTCGGCTCCGGTGCCGATCAGAGCAATGCCGTCTCTGGGGTCGGACCGAACAACGCCGTCACCAGGGCCGCACCGAGCAGTGCCATCACCGGGGCCGAGGTGCCTGACCAGGGAATCCACTCTCGGCAGACCCGTGTCCGTGCCTCCGTATAACGTCGGGGTATGAGAACGACGCAGGGCATCACAACGGTCGACGAGGTCGACCGGATCCGTGATGCGCTGGTCCACTTCGAAGCGCGGTCGGAGACCGAAGCCGTCGCCGCACTCCGGGCGCTCGAAGAGCTCAAGGCCGCCTGCACCGCGGCCCAGGCGCGGGCCGCTTCCGTGCTCGAACGGGAACGGCTCGAATCGGAGTTCCGCCGCGGGGTTCCCGCTTCCTCGCGCGGGAAGGGGCTCGGCGCAGAGATCGGCCTGGCCCGGCGGGAGTCGCCGGCTCGAGGTGCGCGCTTCCTCGGGCTCGCCCGTGCACTCATCCGGGACCTCCCGCACGCCATGGCGGCGGTGGCGTCCGGGGTGCTCTCGGAGGAGAAGGCGCAGGTCCTGCACCGCGAGACGTCCTGGCTTCCCCCGGAGAAGCAGAACGAGGTGGATGAGCGACTGTCCGAGAGGTTCGACCGGATCGGAGTGCGCAGGCTCGCCTCGGAAGCACGCGCCCATGCTCAGCGCCTCGACCAGCAGGCCGCTGTGGAGCATCTGGACCGGTTCGAGAAGGAGCGGCGCGTGAGCGTGCGCCCGGCACCCGGCGGGATGGCTCATCTCACCGCTCTGCTGCCGCTGCGCCAGGCGGTCGCCGCGTATGCGAATCTTCAGCAGGCCGCCGCCGGACTCGTGGGGTCTGGTGAATCCGGCGGGCGTTCGGTCGGTCAGGTCGCGGCCGACCTGCTCGTCGAGCGGGTGACCGGCCAGCAGACCGCAGACGCAGTGCCGGTCGAGGTGCACCTCGTGATGAGCGCGGACACCCTGCTCACCGACGGCGAGGCGCCGGCGTGGATCCGCGGACACGGCCCCGTGCCGGCCGGGGCCGCGCGCCGGATGCTCGCCGATCCCGCAGGGGCGGCATTCCTCCGTCGTCTCTACACCGCCCCCGGAACCGGTGGTCTGGTCGCCATGGATACGCGTCGGCGGGAGTTCACCGGACTTCTGCGTCGCATGATCGAGCTGCGAGACGACACCTGCCGCACCCCCTGGTGCGATGCGCCGATCCGCCACATCGATCATGCGATTCCGCACCGTTCCGGTGGAGCGACGGACTGGACGAACGCCTCGGGTCTGTGCGCGGCGTGCAACTACGCCAAGGAGAACCCGGGGTGGGCGCACCGCGCAGATCCGGAGCGTCTCGTCGTCACCACTCCGACCGGCGGTTCCTACACCGCGGAAACGGCCTCCCTGTGCGGTGGGACGCTCGCCACCGGCCCACCGGACAGCGCGGCTGGCACCCGTGATCCCGCACCTATTCGCAGTGACACTGTCGACGAAGTCGACGGTGCCAGCCCCGATGAGCTCGATTCCACCCCTTGGACCGGCGACGGCTCCGGAGACACCGCTGCCGAGGCCGCGGAGGGCATTCTGCATCCGGTACCCGACGAGCGATGTCGGGCACCCGAGCAACGATGTCCGGCACCCGAATGGAAGCGCCATGCATCCGAACCGGGTCGGGCGGTACCGGGACACAGTTCCGACCAACAGGGAGGTCCTGCGCCGATGCAGGTGGATTCGGGTCGAGCGGTCCGGCTGATCCAGCCGCGCTCGCAGCCGTCGCCGACCGCGCGTCCGTGCTGGGGGAGCGGCCAGGAGAAGGTCCTGCGTGCTCACATCAATGCGGATCGTGTCGATCGGCGACAGCACAGACCGGTAGGGGTGTTCGACCTCGCGATCTGATCAGCGGGTGGGCGGCCCAGCAATCTGGGCGATTTGCCCCGCAGGTCATGGAGGACCGCGCACCGGGTCTGATGGTCGAGCAGTGGCTGGGAAGCTGGTCGGTGCGGAGTGCGTGCGGAATCGATAACCCGCCACGCCCGGCCCACGACCAACGCCTCTCGAACACGACCGCCCGCCTCGAACACGACAGCCCCGCCCGAACACGACCGAGGCCGCCCATCGGTCGAAGGGCGGCCTCGGCGGCAGGCTCCCGGTGATGGGGAGCCATCATCCGGCGGCCAGGGAACCATCATCCGGCAGCCACGGGAACCGTGAGCCGGGAACGACAACCTGTCATCCGGCGGTCACTGGTTCGGCTGCTGCCACGGCGGGCGGGGTGGAATCGCGGGACCGCTGCCCGGCCCACCATGCATTCCCTGCCCCATGCCCTGCTGCCCCTGCAACCGCTGAGCCTCGCGCGCCTGCTGGAGCTCGCGCTGGCGCCGCGCCTGCTCTTGGCGCATCCGCTCCTTCGCCGCCTCCTGGCGCTCCTGGTCCTGCTCCCACTCCTCGGCGCCCTCGCGCGCGTGCTCGACCTCCTGCGCAGCGAGCAGCGAGTTGCGGATCTCCGTCGTCATGTCCCCGATCGTGCCGGGGTTCGACGGGAGGAACAGGACGTTCGAGCGGCCGTTGCGGGCCACGTCCTGCATGGTGTCGAAGTACTGCGTCATGAGGAGCAGCTGCTCGGCGGTGTGCTCGATCCCGGCCCGCTTGAGCATCTCGTACTGCTCGGCGATGCCGATCGCGATCGCCTTCCGCTGCGCGGCGACACCCTCACCCTGGAGGCGCTTGGACTCGGCCTCGGCCTCGGCCTGGGTGACGCGCTTGATCTTGTCGGCCTCGGCGAGCGCCTGGGCGGCGACCCGGTCGCGCTGGGCGGCGTTGATCGAGTTCATCGAATCGCGCACCCGCTGGTCGGGCGAGATGTCGGTGACGAGGGTGTTGATGATGCGGAAGCCGTAGCGGGCCATCGACTCCGACAGCCGTTGCTCGACGCTCGAGGCGATGTCGTCCTTCGACTCGAACGCCGAGTCAAGGGTGAGCGTCGACAGCGAGGAGCGCACGGTGTCGAACACGTAGGAGCGGATCTGCTCCTCCGGGTTGGCCAGCCGGTAATAGGCGTCGACGACGCTCTGCTCGCTCACCACGTACTGCACGGCGACTGGGATGGTGACGAAGACGTTGTCCTTGGTCTTCGTCTCGATGTTGACCTCGAGCTGCTGGACGCGCAGCGAGATCGGCCGCGTGGTGGTCTCGATGAACGGGACCTTGGTGTTGAGGCCCGGCCGAGCGACCTTCTTGAACTTGCCGAAGCGCTCGACGATGACGTTCTCCTGCGTGCGCACGGTGAAGAAGATGCTCGAGCGCAGGCCGCCGAACAGCAGCGCGGCGAGCACGATGAGGATGACGATGATGACGACGGCGGCGATGCCGAGGCCGATGAACGCGTCCATGGATGCCCCTTGATGTCGGTGTCGGTTTCGCCCAGCCTAACGAAGGCACCGGTTCCCGCGCGCCCTGAGCAGGAGGTTGTCACCGGGTCGGAACATCCGTTCCGGAACCGATCACCTATCCTGGGTCGGGTGATCGGCCTGCCCGATCCGCCCCGGTGCGCCCCGGCGTTCCGACACCCGCAGACCACCCGGTCATCCGGCCCAGCGACAAGGCGGCACCCGTGAGCCAGACCCCCGCACGCACCTCCGAGCCCTCCGGAGCGCTCGACCGCTTCTTCCACATCAGTGCGCGCGGCTCCACCGTGGGTCGCGAGATCCGCGGCGGGCTGGCCACCTTCTTCGCGATGTCCTACATCGTCGTGCTCAACCCGCTCATCATCGGTGCCGCCGCGGACAGCACCGGCCTGTTCCTCGGCGGCGGCACCGAGCCCAACCTGCCCGCGGTCGCCGCAGCGACCTCGCTCGTCTCCGGGATCCTCACCATCCTCATGGGCGTTATCGGCAACTTCCCCATGGCGGTGTCCTCGTCGCTCGGCCTGTCGGCCTTCATTACCTACGGCATCGTCGTGCTGCCGGGCATGACCTGGGCCGACGCCATGGGTCTCGTCGTCATCGAGGGGATCATCCTCCTCATCCTCGTCCTCACCGGGTTCCGCACCGCGATCTTCAACGCCGTCCCCGGCCAGCTCAAGACTGCGATCAGCGTGGGCATCGGCCTGTTCATCGCCCTCATCGGGATGATCAACGCCGGCTTCATCTCCCGGGGCTCCGGCGCCGGCCTCGAGCTCGGCACCGGCGGGTTCCTCACCGGGTGGCCGATGCTCGTCTTCCTCGTCTCCCTCCTCGCGCTCTTCGTCATGTGGGCGGCCCGGGTGCGCGGCGCCATCCTCTACTCGATCGTCGGTGCCACCGTCCTCGCCCTCATCCTCGAGGCGGTGTTCCGGATCGGTCCCAAGACCGGCGCCGACGGCGAGGTCGCCAACCCGCAGGGCTGGGGCCTCACCGTCCCCACCCTCGACCAGCAGTGGTTCTCGATGCCCGACCTGTCGCTCATCGGCAGTTTCAACCTCCTGGGCTCGTGGCAGAACGTCGGCGTCATCGCCGCCTCGCTCGCGATCTTCACCCTCCTGCTCGCAAACTTCTTCGACCTGCTCGGCACCATGGTCGGCATCGCGAACGAGGGCGGCATCAAGGATGAGAAGGGCGAGATCCCGCAGTCGCGCCGCATCATGGTCGCCGATGCCTTCGGCGCCATCGGCGGCGGCCTGGGGTCCACCTCGGTGAACTCCGGCTTCGTCGAGTCGACCGTCGGCGTGGGCGACGGCGCGCGCACCGGCCTGGCGAACGTCGTCACCGGCGTGATGTTCCTCGCTACGATCGTCCTCGCCCCGCTCGCCGCGGTGATCCCCACCGAGGCCGCCGCCGCGACCCTCGTGCTCGTCGGCTTCCTCATGATGCAGCAGATCGTGCGCGTCGACTGGTCCGACGTCGAGATCGCGATCCCCGCGTTCATGACCGTCGTCCTCATGCCCTTCTCCTACTCGATCACCAACGGGATCGGCGCGGGCTTCATCACCTACGTCGTCATCAAGCTGTTCCGCGGCAAGGGCGCCGAGGTCCACGCGCTCATGTACGTCACCGCCGCGCTGTTCGTCCTCTACTTCGTGTCCGGCCCCCTCCAGGCGGCGCTGAGCGGCTGAGCGAGCGGGAAGGCCCCCTCGCCCCGGGAGCCGAGGCGCCCGCGCCCACACATCGCCCTCGCCTCCGCCGCCCTCTAGGCTGGTGGCATGGATCCGACTACTGCGGTCAACCTCGGGCTGGTCCTCCTCTTCGTCCTCATCGGCGGTCTGTTCGCCGGCACGGAGATGGCGATCGTCAATCTCCGCGAATCGCAGATCTCCCGGCTCGCGGAATCCGGACCGCGCGGACGGCGCACCGCGGAGATGGTGCGCAATCCCAACCAGTTCCTCTCCGCCGTGCAGATCGGGGTCACGGTCGCCGGCTTCTTCTCCTCGGCATACGGCGCCTCGACGATCGCTCCGGACATCGCGCCCCTCCTCGCCAGTGTCGGCCTCCCCGACGCCGCGGCGTCGACGGTCGCGCTCATCCTCATGACCCTCGTCATCGCCTACCTCTCGCTCGTGCTCGGCGAGCTCGTCCCCAAGCGCCTCGCCATGCAGAACGCCCTCACCGTGGCCCGCGTCGTCGGGCCCCCGCTCGTCGTGTTCGGCAGACTCATGCGCCCGGTCATCTGGCTCCTCTCCGTCTCGACGAACGCTGTCATCCGGCTGCTCGGCGGCGACCCGACCGTCAACCGGGAAGCGGTGTCGACCGAGGAGATCCGGGCCATGGTCTCGAGCTCCGATGAGCTCGACGCCCTCGACCGCAAGGTGCTCCACGATGTCTTCGAAGCCGCCGAGCGCACCGTCG
This window harbors:
- a CDS encoding S1 family peptidase produces the protein MRKRLLSRPAALAAAASLGMTGVLVTVPASATETAEEAPTSVKAMSKQVQEFDDVDGIQAYGTDGDGNVVVVTLPEEDLDADSTEALEAFEGDHSNVEVIEIGAPVQAYAQNELVGGAGYITSEGGLCSVGFTAVSPDGNPAIITAGHCGAEGTQTGRSTPSLDTAHAGETSQPPPLDDAAMGTFGFSQFGGPGSTPQDEPTTESTDIAVIDVSNADLDLLPAVTDWSTAGDDDLAAGIETEITGVAAPAEGAPVSKSGRTTGLTDDDDLDIVDGYSRIGLPDGSLRWVRGFGANGLEAAPGDSGGAVFQGDKAIGVVSGGAPAEETGETEDFFWGTSLVHALEFTDGYEVMVAEDDSEPTPDPTPSETPDPTPSDDPSDDPSQTPDPTPTDDPSDEPTEDPTSPAPTEDPTSPAPTDDPTDEAPVERELTIDPRRVSVSDFVNEDAGVNITATGYASGESVTLEVFPQNDSVNDFTLEGTADENGVVTFGVYGTNAGNADVYLGTYDVSVAATAGDDDAANAGSEAAGAAYAAGDADEPLTGSFEVVSDEGAAPGEDEDSDDNGSDLPRTGSELTGLGVGAGLLVVGAAAVYVTTRRAKKGQA
- a CDS encoding HNH endonuclease, whose product is MRTTQGITTVDEVDRIRDALVHFEARSETEAVAALRALEELKAACTAAQARAASVLERERLESEFRRGVPASSRGKGLGAEIGLARRESPARGARFLGLARALIRDLPHAMAAVASGVLSEEKAQVLHRETSWLPPEKQNEVDERLSERFDRIGVRRLASEARAHAQRLDQQAAVEHLDRFEKERRVSVRPAPGGMAHLTALLPLRQAVAAYANLQQAAAGLVGSGESGGRSVGQVAADLLVERVTGQQTADAVPVEVHLVMSADTLLTDGEAPAWIRGHGPVPAGAARRMLADPAGAAFLRRLYTAPGTGGLVAMDTRRREFTGLLRRMIELRDDTCRTPWCDAPIRHIDHAIPHRSGGATDWTNASGLCAACNYAKENPGWAHRADPERLVVTTPTGGSYTAETASLCGGTLATGPPDSAAGTRDPAPIRSDTVDEVDGASPDELDSTPWTGDGSGDTAAEAAEGILHPVPDERCRAPEQRCPAPEWKRHASEPGRAVPGHSSDQQGGPAPMQVDSGRAVRLIQPRSQPSPTARPCWGSGQEKVLRAHINADRVDRRQHRPVGVFDLAI
- a CDS encoding SPFH domain-containing protein; this translates as MDAFIGLGIAAVVIIVILIVLAALLFGGLRSSIFFTVRTQENVIVERFGKFKKVARPGLNTKVPFIETTTRPISLRVQQLEVNIETKTKDNVFVTIPVAVQYVVSEQSVVDAYYRLANPEEQIRSYVFDTVRSSLSTLTLDSAFESKDDIASSVEQRLSESMARYGFRIINTLVTDISPDQRVRDSMNSINAAQRDRVAAQALAEADKIKRVTQAEAEAESKRLQGEGVAAQRKAIAIGIAEQYEMLKRAGIEHTAEQLLLMTQYFDTMQDVARNGRSNVLFLPSNPGTIGDMTTEIRNSLLAAQEVEHAREGAEEWEQDQERQEAAKERMRQEQARRQRELQQAREAQRLQGQQGMGQGMHGGPGSGPAIPPRPPWQQPNQ
- a CDS encoding NCS2 family permease, whose amino-acid sequence is MSQTPARTSEPSGALDRFFHISARGSTVGREIRGGLATFFAMSYIVVLNPLIIGAAADSTGLFLGGGTEPNLPAVAAATSLVSGILTILMGVIGNFPMAVSSSLGLSAFITYGIVVLPGMTWADAMGLVVIEGIILLILVLTGFRTAIFNAVPGQLKTAISVGIGLFIALIGMINAGFISRGSGAGLELGTGGFLTGWPMLVFLVSLLALFVMWAARVRGAILYSIVGATVLALILEAVFRIGPKTGADGEVANPQGWGLTVPTLDQQWFSMPDLSLIGSFNLLGSWQNVGVIAASLAIFTLLLANFFDLLGTMVGIANEGGIKDEKGEIPQSRRIMVADAFGAIGGGLGSTSVNSGFVESTVGVGDGARTGLANVVTGVMFLATIVLAPLAAVIPTEAAAATLVLVGFLMMQQIVRVDWSDVEIAIPAFMTVVLMPFSYSITNGIGAGFITYVVIKLFRGKGAEVHALMYVTAALFVLYFVSGPLQAALSG